The nucleotide sequence TGGAGCTGGCTGTGACCAGCACGTCACGCTGTAGTCCTTTTGTTTCAGGTCTCTCAGGCGGCTGCAGAGCTTCAACAGTACTGCATGCAGAACGCTTGCAAGGATGCCCTGCTGGTCGGAGTTCCAGCCGGGAGCAACCCCTTCCGGGAGCCCAGATCCTGTGCATTACTCTGAAGACTGGTGAGTAATGATACACCACGGCGTTACCGCAGGGCTTCCCAAAGGATTTGGGCAACTGTGCTTTGAATATCTACTATTCTTaggggaattttaaaaaacagcaaaaggCACAACTATCCCTGAAGGGTGACTCTCGTCTATATTTACCCTGCCTGTAGGATACATCTCATTAGGAGAGTCTCAATCCTCTTTGGCACTAACTCATGAGATGTTAATATCCTCACGGACTTGAGCTCTTTCACTGAGTTGGCTGGTGGTAATTCCCTGAACTTAATCCTACTTTCTCTGTCCTTACACCATCCCAGAATTGTCATTTGCTGCTTGGTGCTATCAGCTGACTTGCTATTCTTGGGACTCAGGACTCCCCAGAGAAGGAGACTTGTTCCTATCACCAGCTGTGATTTCTTTCCTAAAGGCTTTCAGAAATGTCTCTCTGTTTTAATGGAGAAAGCTTTGATGTAGCTACTGGGGGAAAGTCTGAATCTGGTTAAAAGAGCTTTAAAAGTTgaatattgaaatgaaaacatctcTTTGGTGGCGTATTAGAAATTTAATGGGTTCTAATGCATTTTACGGGATCTCattcacattttcacttttttatcttttttggaaGAGTTCAGAGCATAGATTATTGGAGTCTTTTGGGGCCagcatatttaaaattgtgtgtTCTAAAGGGTTTTCACACAGTAAGTAATCATCTTAGgttctttttcacattaaaaagaaggaagtaatCATACTATCAAGTACTTGTGTACCTTTTAATGGAAAACACCCACATTAATGGTAGTAAACGTTTTATGCTGgtgtaacatttttctttttataaagcactttcatGGGTCCTACTCCTTATTAGtgtggtttgaatttttttttaattattactctCTACTTTGAGAATACTAACGTGCCCTACGAAATGATGactagttaattttatgtataaatctTACTAAAGTGAGAATCTGCCACATTCTCTTTCCTGTAGGAAAGAAGTTCACCGAGGAATGCCTTCAGGTGCAAAGTGATGAATGGTTGCCTCCAAGtctcaagaaaacatttttctttaaccaaATAACTTTTAGATATTGCAGACCTTTCCTGTGACCTGGTCCTATCGCCAAAATTCTACAGAAATTGATGACTTTCGACTCAAATaaggaaactgggtaaaggagTAGACTTTTAAATAATAGTGGCCTGGTTTATTTGGTGAAGTGCTTTATACTTAAGACAGACAAAAACTTTACCACCAAATATACCAAAATGCACCTCTTTCCTATGTGATGAATCACTAGTGTTTCTATACCTGGAatattatgtatgttttatttactgggtgtttacattttggaaaggaaaacatttttgtttattaaaaaatttaatatttgtaatttgttgTTTCTAAGATTTTTACACCATAAcaaaatttgttcttttctcaTGAATTTACAATTTCTAAATGAAGATAAGCCAGTGTAAGATTGGGGGAAGAGTAGGCTTTATTAATCAAATGACgtcttgagttttctaaatgagaagcttgttttatttttaacactaaaTGTGGGAGCTATCCCTTAGCAAACTTGTTTGGAAAGATTAATGTTGTGTTGTGTATTAGATTGCCCCATTCTGTGTACGAAGCAGATTTGATCTTTACTTTCTTAAGTTCCTCTACTTTATAGTTGtggttgtattttaaaaatacacattatttcatgtctttaaaaaaatgtttaaaatgtgactTACAGAACATtgcaaatgattaaaaacaaagtaatgtgaaaatcttaacaaattaaatgaattctTAATGTCTTAAGTGTTTTACTTTGATGATGTGCCTTTGATTTAATTTGGGATATTTTTCAAAGGATACTTTGTGTTTGTAATAATCTTTGAGGAGCTTGGAAATAAAATTTgcttaattcttccttttctatgACAGCAACATTTTGTGTCTGATTTTGTTTTAAGGTTTCATGGATTCCTGTTTGCTTGTGAGATTGAGTGCTGGAAGTGGGAGGTGAAATCTTTGTTTATATGTACTTGTAGAATTTTGTAAAAAATAGATATAGGTATAACATACAGAAATATCTCAATGACTGACAACATTTGCTCTTGAATAGCGCTGTATAAACccataaataagtgaaaatatctTTGAGTATGAGTCGTGttacaatagagaaaatagaaGCCATTAGATGGGAACTCCcttaacttctggctgtgaaactTCCAGGTCTAAGTAGTCCCCTTTCATTCGATTCTAATTCAGGTATCCCTGATGTAACCCCTCTTTGTTCTCTGGATCTGTTTCACCTTCTCTGAAACGTCACATTATCAATtatcctttctctcttttatcttcaACTTCTCTGTTGGATTCTTTCTATCAGCATTTAAATATGTTCCATTTTCCATCTTAACAACAATacgcatttttaaaaaaatgtccattaaaaaacaaatttcgGCTTACGAGATGGtaggtgttctctctctctctctctctctctctcacacacacacacacacacacacacacacacacacacacacagggcaagAGGAaacttggaggtgatggatagGTTCATGGCATACAATGTGATGGTGGTTTCATAGTCgtatacttatctccaaactcaaGTTGTACACATTGTGTATTTTGGCTTTTTGTATGccaaaaaactacaaaaacaactCTTTATTCTACTTTCCCTTTTCCAAAACTCTTGATAAGGTATTACAAGAAAACTAGACATCTCATTATGAATACAGATATAAATGTCCTAAATATaagcaaatcaaattcagtaGTATATCACGAGATGATACAACCTGACAAAGCTGCGAGTAATTCAATATAAGGAAATCTATCAATGTAATGCATTACATGAATGGTTTAAAGAAGAGAATCTATGCCAGCAagtcatttgataaaattcaatagcTATTCTGAATAAAAGCTAAATGGATTAGTgaaataagaatagaaagaaattaaagatggtAAAGACAGTTTGTCAAAACCAACAGCAAGTTTTATACAACATGGTGAAAAGTGGAACCATTCAGCATATTAGGAACAAAACAAGAATTCCTTTATCACCACTATTCTGCATTTGCTTTGGAATTCTTAGCTAACGcagtaagatggaaaaaaaatgaaatgtgtaaacattttagGAGAAATATCTGTCTTTATggatcatataattttataacttgaaaACTCAAGAGAGTCTAGTAAAAGAAATACTTGAATTTGTAATAGAATTTGGGAGACTGGCTAGATACAAAGTATACATAGAAAAGTAAGCACTTTCTATACTGGTAAAAGCTGGTTGgaaatgtaaataataacaaaatgataaaaaaaatacttgggaataaatttaacagaagtGTAAATCATAAAAGGTTTTATTGATGTTTATAGAATGGTCTACATAAATTACAGAATATGAACAGTTTCATTAAAATGCAGTCTTACCAAATCtactaaattttatataaatttagtgGAATTCCTATCTTactatttttaaacttctatttaagtgtgtttttccaggacccatcagctccaaatcaggtagctgtttcaatctagttgtggagggtgcagctcatagtggctcatgtggagatcgaactggcaaccttattaagagcaccgcgctctaaccaactgagctaacgggccgCCCCcatcttagttttttgaggagaattgattaaaataatctaaaagttcatatggaaaaaatCAAGTGTTcaagaatagtttttaaaactgtgtgtgtgtgtgtgtgtgtgtgtgtgtaaaacaggAGGGTGAAACTTGCCTCTTTAGTTATTAAAACTTACTTTAAAGCTGCTAAATCAaaactatgatttaaaaataacacaaaaataggaaacccaaaataaacaatattattgTGGTACAGGAATAGACAAACAGATGATTGGATCATAATAGTTCAGAAATAGACTTGACCTTTTTCCTATTCATTGGGAAAGTATAGTTTACTTAATAAACGGTGCTGGCATTATCAGCAAtctatttggaagaaaataaaattgggccTATATTATACTATGTAAAAAAATCCACATGGGTTAAAGAAAGGTAATACAGAAAGcattagaagaaaaattagaataattgaACAACTTTAGGGTAAAAGAGGTCTTCCTAAGCAAGGCAGAAAACCcagaaatcaaaaacagaaaagatgtgtatactttactgtgtttccccgaaaataagacctagccggaaaataagccctagcatgatttttcaggatgacatcccctgaacacaagccctaatgcgtcttttggagcaaaacttaatataagacctggtcttattttcggggaaacatggtatatcaaattaaataattaaataactaagGAATTTGAA is from Rhinolophus sinicus isolate RSC01 linkage group LG04, ASM3656204v1, whole genome shotgun sequence and encodes:
- the GNG10 gene encoding guanine nucleotide-binding protein G(I)/G(S)/G(O) subunit gamma-10 — translated: MSSGASVNALQRLVEQLKLEAGVERIKVSQAAAELQQYCMQNACKDALLVGVPAGSNPFREPRSCALL